ACACTTTATTGATGGTAAATTATGGAAGAGGTGGAGCTGGGTTTACAACTTTAGATGTGACTGATCCATACAAACCTCTTCACTTATATTCCGTACTAAATGATCCTGTTTCTCAAAAAGTTTTTCATGTTGATCATAAAAATGATTTTAAGTCTTATCCTTATAAAACAGCTAGATATAATATTTTTGATTTCACTGAAACAACTACTGTTGTAGAAAACTTTAATTTAGGTAATTCTTCAAAAACATGTGATACTTCTTTAAATACCCATTGTTATGAGGGAAGAACTTGGACTTTAACTGGAGTTGCTCTTGATCCTGCAGATGGAGAAATCAAAGTAAGTTTAAATGGAAATCTTTTAGGAAGTGGCGATTACACATTAAATAATTCATCAGGGGAAACTAAAATTACTTTCAATTCAGCAGTTCCATTTTACAACGCGAAAAGAGATGATAATGATAAATCTAATAGCACCATAAATATTTCTCAGGTTGGAAAAATTGATCCAAGAGGCGTTAATTATGATTATAGATTTTTAGGGGATACTTGGGGATCAGCAAGAGTATTTAGAATGCCAAATGATGGTGCAGGAGATAAATCTATAAATGATGATTTATATGTTGCAGCGATGCCAGGTGGATATGGTGTCGGATCTCCTGGTATTGGATCAAATTTGTATGTAATTAATTGGGAAAATGGAAGTGTTGTTAAAAGAGTTGATATAGAAGATTTACCATATAGTGCATCATTAAATGATATTACAAATTCAATTCCCGCCACTCCAGTTGTTATAACTTCAGACGACTCGCTTGGACCATATAGAGGAGCAATGGTTTACCTAAATGATCTTGAAGGAAAAGTAACAAAAATTAATTTAACAAATCTTGAGTACGAACACGCATTTGATCCAGACGATAATAGTCTAAGTCAAAAAACTGAAAAAATTGATTTATACGAACAAACAACTTTATTAAATTTACAATCATCTACTAAATTAAATAACAGACTAATGTTCCATCCAATGGATGCTGGTATTGGAATTAAGACTAAAAAACTTCATTTATGGGCTGGAACTGGTGACTTTATGAATTTAAATGATGTCTTAGTTGATAAAACAAAAGTTAGAAATGTTATGTTTGGGATTAAAGACTCTCATTTTCCTTTCTTTGGTCATGTAAATACACCACAAACTGCAGACACACTTCAAAAATGCAAAGACGTTCCAACAGATGGAACAGAAAATTGTCCAGATATAAGTGATGCAGGCTGGTATGTTCAGCTTGATGATAGAAAAAAAATAACTGCTGAACCAACTATGAGAGGAAATGCAGTATACTTTCCAATCTATAAACCAACAACAGGAAGTAAGAGTTGTGGCGCAGGAAATGCTTACATCTGTGCTTTAAATGCAGACTGTGGAACAAATTTATCATCCCAACTTGGTGACAATACGGGAGCTGAGGCAGGGGAAGAGTGTTACTATGTAGGTGTTGGAGTACTTTCTAAAATAATTGCATTTGGAACTAAATTATATGCAAACATTTCTGGAACTTCAGAAGTTTATGATCCAAAAGATGATCTAGTCATTATAGAAGCTTTAGCAGAGGATATTGATCATTTTAGAAGCAGCTGGAAAGAAAACTTTTAAATTTACCCATATTGGGCATAAAAAATTTGAATAAAGATCAAAGTAAAATAAATTTGTCTTTATGGTTTTAAGATTTATCACAATTTTTTTTATTTTTTTTGCAACTAATATTGCAAATTCAAAACCACTTCCTCCAGGAACTGGAAATAGTGTTCCTGCAAATATTTTATTTCTAGTCGATAAATCACAAAGTATGTGGGACCCAGCTAGTGGAGATTTGAAGAAATATGTAAGACCATTTATTGATGTTACACCAAGGGGAAACGGAAATTATTTTACTGTTAGTGTAGATGAAAGTGGTTTTGGTTATTGGAACCCTAATACCAATAGATTAGTAATAGATAGAAATGTTTTTGGTGGAGTTAACAGAGGCTCAAGAATTCACGGTTATAAAGGTAGAAATATGGGCAGCCCAATCAATATGGAATATAGAAACAATTTTATTTATTTACTTCAAGATAAATCTCAAGATAAAAGAGCTGGTTATACATTGATGTCAGTAGACTCAAGGTATTCTGATGGTGGAAAAAAATGTAAAAACTGTAAAAATTTATCTCGTTTCTACACAAAAAAACAAGCCAAAAATTTAACTGGATTAGTAGAACATAAAAAGGGAGCGAAAGACCTTGGTGGCAATATGGCAGTTTATTTTAAAAGTAAGCCTTCGATGGATATCAATGGTAATAAAATGTGGGCGATTTCAAAAGATGTATGGAGAGTAATTACATTAAATGGACACTTAGATAAATCCTCAACTGTTATTTGTTCGAATGCAAACTCAACTTTAAGAGCGCTTTTTGATGATGCAATAGACGTTGTACAAGAAAGTGGAAATCTTTTTGCTTATAGCAAAGACGGACCAAATGGTAAAATTTTAAAACAACAACTAAGTCAAAATGGATGTCCAACGGGCAGTCTTTATCAAGGATGGAACAAATCAAGCAACTATGACACCTGTGGAGCAGGAAGAGGTCAAAGTATTGCTGTAAGAAATGGAGTTATTTATACAACAGGGTATTTAAGTGCAAAGGTTTGTAGATACACACAATCTGGAAGTTCAATTAGATTAACTCATAGTGTTGGTATCAAAGACGCCTATAGCCAAAATTCAGCAAGCAATTCACAAATCTTTTTAGATAAGCCGATGGGAATTAGACTTGGTGAAGGAAGTGCGTCAGAATCAAATAGAATATACGTTACAAGTTTTGGAAGAAACGAAATTACTATTTTAAACCATACAAATTTAGCATACGTCGATCACTTCGGAGACTCTGGTGTTTCTCTGTGGAAAGGTGCAGAGGATTCAATAAGTTTTGTAGTTAAAGACTCAGCACTTTCTCAATCGGCTAACTTTGGTGTTGGTTTTTGGCAAGGAGGAAAAGCAGACTTTTCAGGATTTAAATATGACGACAATAATCCAAATTTTAATATGCCAAGAGATGATGAAAGAACTAACCCTGAAGGAAATATAGCAGTTGGAATAAATCCAAAAGGCTCTCAACAAATTTTAGAGTTATTTGCTAACGATAGAGTACAACTAAAATATGGAACCTTAGGCACAGGTCTTAGAACTTTGATGAGGAAATATTGGACCTACAATAAAGGAATAGTTAATCCAATAATACCTGGGCTTGATTGTCAGGTTAATGCAATGATCATTATTGGTGATGGAAAGTTTACAAAAAACTCAGCAGGACATCCAGTTACGGAAGCTAGAGCAAGATTTAGTTCTCAAGGAGTTTTAACTTTTACTGTTGGATATGGTGAGAGAGTTACTAAAGACAACTCAGCTAAACAAATGTTTAAAAATATTGCTATTGCAGGAGGAACACACATAGAATCCGGAGGAGTTGTAAAACAACAAGGATTTTTTATCGCAAATACCCCATCAGATTTAAAAGCTGTAATTGATCAAATTGTTCAAACTATTGTTGCAAAAACATATTCTTATTCGGCACCATCAATATCAAGTGAAATTGCAAGAACTGGACAATTATTCCAAGGAAAATTTCAAAATAGAAGAAATAAGGAGTGGTGGGGTACAATTTTAAAAACAGATCTAACGCAAACAGGGGATGCTTTAACATCTAAACAAGTTTGGGATTTAAATGACAAAATTAAATTACCAGCTCAAAGAAAAATCTGGACAGCCGTACAAGGAAATACTACATCAAATAATTTTACCGATGCAAATAGTAGAGCAATAAGTAATTATTTTTTTGCTACTGGTAATCAAGTTAAAGACTATCATCGAAGAACTACTGGTTCTAATAATTTATCTAACCTAACAAGATGTGCAAGCTCTAGTGGTGTATTAGATGGAACAATGGATGAGCTTACTGGTCTTATTAGGTTCGTTAGAGGTGAAGATTATTTTGATTATGATGGAGACTGTGATCTTAGAGAGCCAAGAAAAAGAACAGATGATAATGGAAAATTAAAAAATGCATATATTGCAGATATTTATAATTCTGAATTAGCTATTGTTGGAAAGCCATCTGCAAGCATTCAAGCACAAACGAAAAATACAGAAAGTTACTTTAGACAAAAAAATAATTACGTAACTTTTGCAGCAAACAACTTTAATAGAAAAGATATAATTTATGGAGCTGCAAACAATGGTGTATTACACGCGGTGGATGCAGATACAGGAGAAGAAATTTGGGGATTTGTTCCTCCTTTAATAATTCCAAAACTTCCAAGAATTATTAATCCAACTTTAAATCAAGCATCAGGAGGGGGAAGTATACCTATGTTCTTGTTAGATGGTTCACCAACTATTCATGATACTTATTTTAAACACCCAATTACAAACAAAGAGGGTTGGTACACATTATTAATGATCCCTTACGGTAGAGCTGGTGCAGGATTTTCTACAATTGATGTTACAGATCCAAATAAACCACTTCACTTATATTCAATATTAAACGACTCAACTAGTCAAAAAATATTAAGAGTAGATCATCAAAGTAATTTGTTTGAATATCCTTACAAAACAACTAGGTTGAATATAAAAGATTTCAATCAATCTATAACAGCAACAAATAATCTTGGCGGATCAAATACTTGTGATGCTTCAGGTAACACTTCTTGTTATTTGAGCAAAACTTGGACGGTGCCAAATATTTTAGATACATCGGAACCCTACACTATTTATGCAAATGGAATTGATGTTACAAAATCAACAGCGGCCGCAAATATATCAGGAGTGGTAAGACTTACTTTTAATAAAGCATATAAATTTGATGCATCAGGAAATACTAATTCTGATAGTATTAGTATTGTTCAAATAGGAGACTTAGCAAGCGCAGGTGCAGAATATGATTATAGATATTTAGGTGAAACATGGGGATCACCTCGTGTCTTTCGAATGCCAAACACAGGAGCTGGAGATAACGATGTACTAGATGATGAATATGTTGCGGTTTTAACAGGTGGTTTTGGTAATTTTTCACCTGCAATTGGATCAAACGTATACTTAATTGATTGGTTAACTGGAAAAGTTAAAAAAGAAATCAAAATAGAAGATAAAGTATATGATAACAATTCAAAAAACGATATTGTTAACTCAATTCCATCATCACCAGTTGTGATAACAGCAGATGCCTCGCAAGCAAACTTTTCAGGTGCACTACTTTATGTAAGTGATTTAGAAGGCAAAATAACGAAAATTAATTTAACTAATATGCAACAAACACCAGAGTATGATGTAACGACTGGGCAATTTAGTTCAAATACTAAGCCGGTTAGACTTTATGATAAGTATACTTTGTTTGATGTCATGTCCTCAACGCAAATAAATAATAGGTACATGTATCATTCATTAGATGCAGGTATTGGTGTTAGATCTAAAAGCTTTTGGTTATTTGGTGGTACGGGCGATCTAATGAACTTAAGTGACAGCCAAGTAAATCTTAGCAGAGTTCAAAACGTGATGTTTGGTATTAAAGATTACTCTTACCCATTTTTTGGATCTCAAAAAGCTAGCCAAAGCCCTGACAATTTTTTAAGATGCAAAAATACTACAAAAGATCAAGATGGTTCTAGTTGTCCTGATATAGCTGATAGAGGATGGTTTATAGATCTTGATGATCAAAAGAAAGTTGTAAATGAGCCAACGTTAACAGGCAATGTAGTTTATTATCCAGTTTTCAAACCACTCAGAGGAGCGAAATCGTGTGGAGATGGCAAGGCATATATTTGTTCTGTAGATGCAGATTGTGGAACCAATTTATCTAAAAAACTTGGGACTAACAAAGGGTCTGAAACAACTGAAGAATGTTTTTATGTTGGTACTGGAGTTTTATCTAAGATAGTTAGTTTTGGAACTAAATTGTATGCAAATATTTCAGGTGAGTCTACAAATACTGATAAAGACGATATAGTAGTAATTGATTCAATAGATACTGGGTTAATCAATTATAGATCGAGCTGGAGAGATTCATTCTAAAAATTATTCATTTCAGTTATTTATTTTATTAAGTTAGTTTCGTTTAATTAGTAAGATTATGAAATCAAATATTATAAATAGTAATACTAAAGCATATTTATTTTTAACATTAGCTGCTTTATTTTGGTCAGGTAATTTTATTGTTGGAAAAGCTGCAAGCACATATGAGATACCACCATTTTCTTTGAATTTTTATAGGTGGTTTTTTGCTTTTTTAATATTATTTCCTTTCACTTATAAAGAGGTAATAAATAAAAAAGATTACGTTTTTGAAAATCTTGGATTGTTTATTATTTTAGGTATTACAAGTATTACAATATTTAATTCAATTGTTTATTACTCATTATATTATACTCAAGTTATCAGTGGTATCTTGATGATATCTACAATTCCTGTTTGGATACTTTTTTTTGCATCATTTTTAAAAATTGAAAAAACTAATCTATTTCAAATTTTAGGAGTAATTTTATCATTAACGGGAGTTTTATTTATTGTCACGAAAGCCGATATTCAACTTATTAAAGAACTAGAGTTTAATAAGGGTGATCTATCAATGGTAATAGGGATGTTATCTTGGGCTATTTATTCAGCTTTACTCCGCAAGAAAACACATCCTATTTCTCAGTTAGCTTTATTAGAAATAATAATAATATGTGGCTTTATATTCCTTGTTCCAATTTATTTTATTGAGATGAGTTTTGGAAACAAGATTGTTTTAGGATTACCATTTATATTAACCTTGGGTTATGTAGTTTTATTTCCTGGCATATTTGCATTTTTGTTTTGGATTAAAGGAATTGACATCATAGGAGCAAATAGGTCTGGGGTTTTTTTACATTTAATGACAATTTTTGGAGCTTTAATGGCAATTGTAATACTTGGTGAAAAATTTATGTTTTATCATTTTCTTGGCGCAATATTCATAATTGCAGGTATAACCCTTTCAAATAAAAGTAAAAAAAATGCTTAAAGTTGCAATATTAGATGACTATCAAAACGTTGCCCAAGAGTTTGTAGATCTTAAAAAATTATCAGGAAAATATGAAATAGAAGTTTTTAATGAACCATTTGAAGGTGAGGAGGATGCAATCGAAAAATTAAATGATTTTGAGGCATTATTGATAATGAGAGAACGTACTAAAATTACAGCTAATCTAATAAAAAACTTAAAAAAATTAAAATATATTGCAACAAGTGGAATGAGAAATAACTCTATTGATCTTGAAGCTTGTAAAAAGAAAAAAATCATTGTTACCGGAACAGACTCTAATCTTAATCCAACTCCAGAATTAACTTGGGCCTTAATTTTAGGATTGGCAAGAAACCTTAAAACTGAAATTGATAATATGTTTCAAGGATACTGGCAGACAACAATTGGAGTTGAGTTAAAAGGAAAAATATTGGGTTTAATTGGACTTGGTCGCGTTGGTTCACAAGTTGCAAAAATTGGCAAAGCATTTGGCATGGAGGTTATGGCTTGGAGCGAAAACTTAAGCTTGGACAAATGCAAAGAGCTGGACGTTTTACCTTGTAGCAAAGAAGATTTAATTCAAAACTCAGATTTTCTATCTGTTCATGTTCAAGGAGGAGAAAGATATAAAGATTGTATTAAGCTAGCAGAGTTTGATAAAATGAAAAAAACTGCTTATTTAATTAACACATCTAGAGGGCCTATTGTAAATGAAGATGATTTAATCATTGCACTTTCAACAAATCAAATTGCAGGTGCAGGTATTGATGTTTATGAAAAAGAGCCTTTACCTTCTAGTCACAAATTAAGATTTTTACCAAATGCTTTGTTAGTTCCTCACATTGGTTATGTAACAGCTGAAAATTATTCAATCTATTATAATCAAATGTTTGAAAATATTGAGGCATATTTATCTGGAAAGCCTATTCGTGTAATTGAATAAAATGGAATTACCTGTTGTTAATCATAAAGACTATGTGGCTAAAATTGATGATGATCATAAATTTCCAATCAAAAAATTTGGTGAACTTGCCAAATATTTAATTGAAAAAGAAGTTGTTTCAAAATTTTATGAACCAAATCCATGTTCAATTGAAACATTAAAAGAGGCTCATTCAGAAAAATATATTTTAGATGTAAAAAATAAAAAATTAAGTGAAAAAGATATTAAAAAAATTGGCTTTCCATTAAATGATAGTGTTGTAAGAAGATCTTTTGTTGCTACTGGCGGAACGGTTTTAGCATCGAAACTTGCAATAAATTATGGAATAGCATGCAATACAGCTGGAGGATCCCATCATGCAAATTTTGATGGAGGTGCTGGTTATTGTGTTTTTAATGATGTTGCTGTTGCAGCAAAGTATTTACTCAACAGAGGTCTTGCTAATAGAATATTAATAGTTGATCTTGATGTTCATCAAGGAAATGGAAACTCAGATATATTTATAGATAACAGAAATGTTTTTACTTTTAGCATGCATTCAAAGTCCAATTACCCTGCAAAAAAATCATTAAGTGACTTAGATGTTGAGCTTAAAGATAACACTGAAGATAAAGAGTATTTAGATATATTAAAATTTAATTTAGCAAATTTGAATGATGAGAACTTTGACTTTGTTTTTTATATAGCTGGCGTTGATATTCACTATAATGATAGATTGGGCAAACTCAAAATTACTGATCAAGGCATAAATTTAAGAGATAGCATTGTAATTGATAACTTTTTTTCAAAAAGAATACCAATTTGTGGGGTATTAGGTGGTGGTTATAATAAAGATTTTAATAAACTAATTGAATTACATTCAAGTTTACACAAAACTTGTGCTAAATATATTTAATATGTCAAAAAATAATCCTAATTTAACGGCAGAACAAAAATTTGTTTTATTTGAAGAGGGAACAGAAAGACCAGGTTCTAGTGAATTAAATAGTGAAAAAAGAAAAGGTTCCTATTTTTGTGCAAATTGTGGAGTGAAGTTATTTGATTCTGATACCAAATATGAAAGTGGGTCAGGATGGCCATCATTTTATAAATCTTTACCTGATGTATTTGAAACAAAAACTGATTATCATTTAGGTTACGCAAGAACAGAATATCATTGCAAGAATTGTGGGGGTCATCATGGACATATTTTTGATGATGGTCCAGATCCAACTGGCAAAAGATATTGCAATAATGGTATTTGCTTAGTTTTTAAGGAAGAAAATTAGCTATCATTCTTAACTATTAAAACGTATAGTTATCGTATGAAGTTTCTATTAAAGCTGTTTATTTTTGTACTTTCTTTTGCGACTATTTCATTTGCAGATATTAAACAAGTCAAAGATAATTTTTTTAATTCTTTAGAGACATTTTTAGATGGAAATTTCGAACATACAGACTTTACAATTAGAACCACTGAAGAGACAAAACCTGAACTGAGCATACAAACTTTCAAGCCTCTTAATGAAAGTGATGAAGAACTAACTTTCTTTCAAGGTTCTTTTTTTATGCATGATGGAGATAGAGAAACATTAAACCTAGGTCTTGGGAAAAGATATATCTCAGAGGATGAGACAACTATGTATGGTTTAAATGCATTTTATGACCACGAATTAGATTACGATCATTCAAGAATGAGCTTAGGGGGAGAAATAAAATCTTCATATTTAGAATTAAATTACAATCAATATTTTTCAAACAGTGATAGTAAAACAGGAAAAAATAGTAAGGCAGAAGAAGCTTTGGACGGGTATGATTTAGAATTTGGTGCTCAAATACCTTATATCCCTTCTTCTACTTTTTATACGAAAGCTTTTAAATTTGATGTACCAAGTGGTAATGATTTTGAGGGTTACGAGTATACAACAAAGGTTGAGGTACCAAACTCTGGTTTAACATTTGAGCTAGGGCACACAAACTATGATCATCATACAGACGAATGGTTTTTACAATTAAGATTTAGCACAAATAAGGTAAATAAAGATCGTGAATTTATTAGTGATGAAGTATTTGAAAAAACTTCAATAGTTGATCAAAAGTACGATAAAGTAAGAAGAGAAAATATTATAGTAAAAAGTGGATCAGCATTTACTGTTAAAGCGGGAGGATTTTAAGTGAAAATTTTTAGAAATTTATTACTCATATTAGCAACAATATTTATATTTGAGTTATCATTTACTAATGAGGCCAAAGCAGCCGCATGTAGCACATCTAGTGGTGTCCTTTCAGAGGCTGAAATAAAAAGTGGATGCGAATATACTCCAGACTTGTATGAAATTGTCATTTATAAGATGTATTTGTGCACAAGTTCTCCAACACTACCAACTGTCACCACAACAGTAGATTTAACTAATTGCAGTCAAGTATTTAACAATGCGAGTGGCGCAACAGCATCTGTTGCACAGAATGCTGAAGTCGATCTTACAGGAACTTATACAAGGCCTCCAAGTGGTACCTATACCCATGGTTATGCAATAATGAATAATTCATTTGGAATAACTGCATCTTTTCAAATAGATGGTTCAATGGATGGTCTTTCAAGTGGATCAGGTGTTTTTTGTGGAACAGTTGCTGGATCTGGTAGTCATACTAAAGGCAGTGGATCGCATACAAATAACTCAGTTTGTTCGTCAAGCGCAGTTACAGCCGGAAAGTTTACTGAAACTTTAACACATTTTGGTGGTTCAGGTGATTCATGGACTAGAATTGCAACTGCAACAAACATTAATGGTACATCTGCCGAGATTAAAGGAATTTTAGTTGATACAAATGGACATTTAGCTGCAAACGAAGGAGAGGTAGATAAACTTGAGGGAATGGTTACTTTCGCAGATTCAATAGTAATTACAGATGCAACAACTTCATTGACAATGAGTTTTAATTTAGGCGAGGGAATGTCACTAAATTCTGGTGGAGGAGACGCAATTCACATAGGAAGTGGTCCTTTTCAAGCAATATTTGTTGCAAATTAATTATATAATTAAATTACTTTAAGCTGGTTAACAAAGTTCCGTTTTTTTCTAACTCTCTTAATTCTTGATACCCACCAACATGATGCTCTTCAAAAAAAATTTGAGGAATTGTTCTTTTACCACCAGCTTTTTTAATCATCTCGTCCATTAAATTTGGATCTGTTGATATATCTATTTCTTTGTATTCTAAATTATTTCTTCCTAACAATCTTTTGGCAGCATCACAAAAAGCACATAAAGGTCCTGAGTAGACTGTGATATTTTTCATTAACTCTATATAATTCTATTATCTGTAATTACTAGTCTAAATATTCCTCTTTTTTTATCTTCGATCTTATAAGCTTTCTTGAATATTCAAATTTTTTTCTATGTTTTATACTTTGAGAATTTACTCTTTTTCTCCACAATCTAAATGACGAGGGTTTTAAAGATCTTCTCATTATTTTAATAACTTCACTTTCAGTTTTTCCAGTTTTTTTTTCTATATCTTCAAAAGTAATACGGTCCGCCCAGGCAGCCCAAATTATCCAATCTGAAGTGCCCATTTTGGGCTCGGGGTTTTTTACTCTTGTTTCTGGTCTGTGACTTTTTTTCATGAAAATTCAGTAAATTTAATATAAAATTTTAATGCAAATAAGTTAAGGTGTGATATTATCATTTTAGATAGTCCTATCTAGCCATCTTTAGCTCCCGGTTTTTTAGGACTATCCTTTATGCTCCCCCCAGATTTTTTTCTTTTTCTTCAAATTATTTTTTTTCTATTCATTACTCCTGGTACTCCTCGAGTAGTTATTATTTCATATTCTATTAATTATGGAATGAAAAAATGTATATGGTCAGCGACAGGTGATGTAATAGCTAATTTTGTCCAAGCTACTTTAGTTATATTTGTAATTGGGTCTTTTTTTTTAGATCATCCAAAAGTTTTAAATATTTTTAAGTGGGCAGGTATAATCTATTTACTTTATCTTGCATATGATATTTATAAATCCAGACCAAAAAACATTTCTAAAAGTAATAATATTTCTAAAAGCAACTTTTCCTTTTTAAAAGATGGTTTTTTAGTTGCAGGTACAAGTCCAAAAGCTTGGATGTTTTTTCCATTTATTTTTCCGCAATTTATTGATTTTAATTCTAACTATATTATCCAATTTATAATTTTAATCTCTACGTATATGATTTTAGATTTTTTATCTTTGATTGGGTATGCTTTGCTAGCAAACAAATTAATTATCTGGATTAAAGTAAAACCAAAAGTAATAAACACAATTTCAGCGTGTGTTCTAATTGTTATTGCTGGTTTAATAGCTATAACTCAAAAATATTAGCTAGCTCATCTACGTATTTTTCTGTTATCATTCATATTTATTAACTCACTATTCAATATGAAAAAAATATTTGTTTTAATATTATTTTTTTTGATTTCTACAAATGCAATTGCTGGGTGCGAGGATCCAATTAATGATGGTGTCGATTATACTAATTGTCGATTTTCTGATGGGCAAGATTTACAAGGCAGCTATCTACCGAATTCAAAATTATCTTTTACAAGTTTTATTCAGGTAAACTTTGATAAAAGCATTATGATGAGTTCAAATTTATCTTTTGGAACTTTTCCTGAATCAAGTTTTATTAGGGCAAATTTATATGAGTCTATTTTAGTTGGCGCAAACTTTGAAAAAGCAAATTTTACTGGGGCTAATTTGACTAGAGCAGACTTTATGGGATCAACACTAATTGAAG
The Candidatus Pelagibacter sp. RS40 DNA segment above includes these coding regions:
- a CDS encoding PilC/PilY family type IV pilus protein; the protein is MVLRFITIFFIFFATNIANSKPLPPGTGNSVPANILFLVDKSQSMWDPASGDLKKYVRPFIDVTPRGNGNYFTVSVDESGFGYWNPNTNRLVIDRNVFGGVNRGSRIHGYKGRNMGSPINMEYRNNFIYLLQDKSQDKRAGYTLMSVDSRYSDGGKKCKNCKNLSRFYTKKQAKNLTGLVEHKKGAKDLGGNMAVYFKSKPSMDINGNKMWAISKDVWRVITLNGHLDKSSTVICSNANSTLRALFDDAIDVVQESGNLFAYSKDGPNGKILKQQLSQNGCPTGSLYQGWNKSSNYDTCGAGRGQSIAVRNGVIYTTGYLSAKVCRYTQSGSSIRLTHSVGIKDAYSQNSASNSQIFLDKPMGIRLGEGSASESNRIYVTSFGRNEITILNHTNLAYVDHFGDSGVSLWKGAEDSISFVVKDSALSQSANFGVGFWQGGKADFSGFKYDDNNPNFNMPRDDERTNPEGNIAVGINPKGSQQILELFANDRVQLKYGTLGTGLRTLMRKYWTYNKGIVNPIIPGLDCQVNAMIIIGDGKFTKNSAGHPVTEARARFSSQGVLTFTVGYGERVTKDNSAKQMFKNIAIAGGTHIESGGVVKQQGFFIANTPSDLKAVIDQIVQTIVAKTYSYSAPSISSEIARTGQLFQGKFQNRRNKEWWGTILKTDLTQTGDALTSKQVWDLNDKIKLPAQRKIWTAVQGNTTSNNFTDANSRAISNYFFATGNQVKDYHRRTTGSNNLSNLTRCASSSGVLDGTMDELTGLIRFVRGEDYFDYDGDCDLREPRKRTDDNGKLKNAYIADIYNSELAIVGKPSASIQAQTKNTESYFRQKNNYVTFAANNFNRKDIIYGAANNGVLHAVDADTGEEIWGFVPPLIIPKLPRIINPTLNQASGGGSIPMFLLDGSPTIHDTYFKHPITNKEGWYTLLMIPYGRAGAGFSTIDVTDPNKPLHLYSILNDSTSQKILRVDHQSNLFEYPYKTTRLNIKDFNQSITATNNLGGSNTCDASGNTSCYLSKTWTVPNILDTSEPYTIYANGIDVTKSTAAANISGVVRLTFNKAYKFDASGNTNSDSISIVQIGDLASAGAEYDYRYLGETWGSPRVFRMPNTGAGDNDVLDDEYVAVLTGGFGNFSPAIGSNVYLIDWLTGKVKKEIKIEDKVYDNNSKNDIVNSIPSSPVVITADASQANFSGALLYVSDLEGKITKINLTNMQQTPEYDVTTGQFSSNTKPVRLYDKYTLFDVMSSTQINNRYMYHSLDAGIGVRSKSFWLFGGTGDLMNLSDSQVNLSRVQNVMFGIKDYSYPFFGSQKASQSPDNFLRCKNTTKDQDGSSCPDIADRGWFIDLDDQKKVVNEPTLTGNVVYYPVFKPLRGAKSCGDGKAYICSVDADCGTNLSKKLGTNKGSETTEECFYVGTGVLSKIVSFGTKLYANISGESTNTDKDDIVVIDSIDTGLINYRSSWRDSF
- a CDS encoding DMT family transporter, giving the protein MKSNIINSNTKAYLFLTLAALFWSGNFIVGKAASTYEIPPFSLNFYRWFFAFLILFPFTYKEVINKKDYVFENLGLFIILGITSITIFNSIVYYSLYYTQVISGILMISTIPVWILFFASFLKIEKTNLFQILGVILSLTGVLFIVTKADIQLIKELEFNKGDLSMVIGMLSWAIYSALLRKKTHPISQLALLEIIIICGFIFLVPIYFIEMSFGNKIVLGLPFILTLGYVVLFPGIFAFLFWIKGIDIIGANRSGVFLHLMTIFGALMAIVILGEKFMFYHFLGAIFIIAGITLSNKSKKNA
- a CDS encoding D-2-hydroxyacid dehydrogenase family protein; its protein translation is MLKVAILDDYQNVAQEFVDLKKLSGKYEIEVFNEPFEGEEDAIEKLNDFEALLIMRERTKITANLIKNLKKLKYIATSGMRNNSIDLEACKKKKIIVTGTDSNLNPTPELTWALILGLARNLKTEIDNMFQGYWQTTIGVELKGKILGLIGLGRVGSQVAKIGKAFGMEVMAWSENLSLDKCKELDVLPCSKEDLIQNSDFLSVHVQGGERYKDCIKLAEFDKMKKTAYLINTSRGPIVNEDDLIIALSTNQIAGAGIDVYEKEPLPSSHKLRFLPNALLVPHIGYVTAENYSIYYNQMFENIEAYLSGKPIRVIE
- a CDS encoding histone deacetylase family protein, producing MELPVVNHKDYVAKIDDDHKFPIKKFGELAKYLIEKEVVSKFYEPNPCSIETLKEAHSEKYILDVKNKKLSEKDIKKIGFPLNDSVVRRSFVATGGTVLASKLAINYGIACNTAGGSHHANFDGGAGYCVFNDVAVAAKYLLNRGLANRILIVDLDVHQGNGNSDIFIDNRNVFTFSMHSKSNYPAKKSLSDLDVELKDNTEDKEYLDILKFNLANLNDENFDFVFYIAGVDIHYNDRLGKLKITDQGINLRDSIVIDNFFSKRIPICGVLGGGYNKDFNKLIELHSSLHKTCAKYI
- the msrB gene encoding peptide-methionine (R)-S-oxide reductase MsrB — translated: MSKNNPNLTAEQKFVLFEEGTERPGSSELNSEKRKGSYFCANCGVKLFDSDTKYESGSGWPSFYKSLPDVFETKTDYHLGYARTEYHCKNCGGHHGHIFDDGPDPTGKRYCNNGICLVFKEEN
- a CDS encoding inverse autotransporter beta domain-containing protein — protein: MKFLLKLFIFVLSFATISFADIKQVKDNFFNSLETFLDGNFEHTDFTIRTTEETKPELSIQTFKPLNESDEELTFFQGSFFMHDGDRETLNLGLGKRYISEDETTMYGLNAFYDHELDYDHSRMSLGGEIKSSYLELNYNQYFSNSDSKTGKNSKAEEALDGYDLEFGAQIPYIPSSTFYTKAFKFDVPSGNDFEGYEYTTKVEVPNSGLTFELGHTNYDHHTDEWFLQLRFSTNKVNKDREFISDEVFEKTSIVDQKYDKVRRENIIVKSGSAFTVKAGGF
- the grxC gene encoding glutaredoxin 3 — protein: MKNITVYSGPLCAFCDAAKRLLGRNNLEYKEIDISTDPNLMDEMIKKAGGKRTIPQIFFEEHHVGGYQELRELEKNGTLLTSLK